The following is a genomic window from Bacillus sp. BGMRC 2118.
CTCCTTGAGATAGAAATTCCACTTCCCTGTGGAATAGCTTATTTTAAAGTAAATAATCAATAATTAAGTTATATCTAATAATTATTTACCTTACATTCTATATATCGACTGTAATTAAAATAGTTTAATAGATTTTCAAATTTTTTTAAGAATATATAACTTTATTTAGAAACATAAAAACACTCTATTTTCTAACAAAAAGGACTGGTTCCCCAGTCCTTTAAATTTAATAATTATCGTAATAATTGAAGGACACCTTGTGGTTGTTGGTTAGCTTGAGCCAACATAGCTTGTGATGCTTGAGAAAGAATTGAATTTTTAGTTTGTTCCATCATTTCCTTAGCCATATCCACATCTCTGATACGTGATTCTGCTGCAGTTAGATTCTCCGCAGATGTACCTAGGTTGTTGATTGTGTGCTCTAAACGATTTTGGAATGCTCCCATTTGTGAACGAGACTTAGACACTGACTCAATAGCTAAATCTAATTGTGCAATTGCAGCTGTCGCATCACCTTTTGTAAGGACTTTTTGTCCCGAAATATCAGTTGCATCTTCTCCAAGTGATGTACTTAGTTGTGCTTTCCAAGTAATTTGCATAGTTTGAGTAGTATTTGCTCCAACTTGAATATCAAGCGTTTGATCAGCTGATAAAATCTTCTTAGTATTGAATTCAGTGTTCTGGCCAATACGCTCAACTTCTGCAGTTAATTGTTGGAATTCTTTATCTAATTGTGCTCTATCTGCATCCGTGTTTGTATCATTTGCAGACTGAACCGCTAGTTCACGTTGACGTTGTAGGATGCTATGTGTTTCATTTAATGCACCTTCAGCCGTCTGTATAAGTGAGATACCATCTTGGGAGTTTTTAGAAGCCATTTCTAAACCTTTAATTTGAGAACGCATTTTCTCAGAGATTGCTAGACCCGCTGCATCATCACCTGCACGGTTAATACGTAGTCCAGAAGATAACTTCTCCATTGACTTTGCTTGTGCACCAGATGCATTTGATAATTGGCGATGTGTGTTTAATGCTGCGATATTGTGATTAATTCTCATTGTTTTTTCCTCCTTGAATTTAATATCCACATCCTTGTGGAATTAAGATATATTTTGCATTACAGTGTCTAAAGTCAGTTGATTTTTGTACTGCCTTACAATATATATATCGACCTGCTCATTCGACTTTTAATAGATTTATAAATTTTTTTTAATCCAAATTTTGTATTCTTACTATTTTTTCAGGTAGTACTAGCAAATTCCTTATATATATATGTTGAAAAAGATATGTATAAATATCCAAAGTAAAATGGAATTTATCCTATAGAACATTAAAAAAGGAACCCAATTATTAAAACAGACTAAACAATTAATAAGAAAAAAGGAAATGGTCTAATTACCATTTCCTTACTTAATTTATACTATCTTAATAATTGAAGTACACCTTGTGGCTGTTGGTTAGCCTGAGCTAGCATTGCTTGAGATGCCTGAGCTAGTATTGAATTCTTAGTTTGGTCCATCATTTCTTTAGCCATATCAACATCTCTGATACGAGACTCTGCTGCAGTTAGATTCTCCGCAGATGTACCTAGGTTGTTGATCGTGTGCTCTAAACGATTTTGAAATGCTCCCATTTGTGAACGAGATTTAGACACTGACTCAATAGCTAAATCTAATTGTGCAATTGCAGCTGTCGCATCACCTTTTGTAAGGACTTTTTGTCCCGAAATATCAGTTGCATCTTCTCCAAGTGATGTACTTAGTTGTGCTTTCCAAGTAATTTGCATAGTTTGAGTAGTATTTGCTCCAACTTGAATATCAAGCGTTTGATCAGCTGATAAAATCTTCTTAGTATTGAATTCAGTGTTCTGGCCAATACGCTCAACTTCTGCAGTTAATTGTTGGAATTCTTTATCTAATTGTGCTCTATCTGCATCCGTGTTTGTATCATTTGCAGACTGAACCGCTAGTTCACGTTGACGTTGTAGGATGCTATGTGTTTCATTTAATGCACCTTCAGCCGTCTGTATAAGTGAGATACCATCTTGGGAGTTTTTAGAAGCCATTTCTAAACCTTTGATTTGAGAACGCATTTTCTCAGAGATTGCTAGACCCGCTGCATCATCGCCAGCACGGTTAATACGTAATCCAGAAGATAACTTCTCCATTGACTTTGCTTGTGCACCAGATGCATTTGATAATTGGCGGTGTGTGTTTAATGCTGCGATATTGTGATTAATTCTCATTGTTTTATCCTCCTTGAATTTTAAATTCCACTTCCTTGTGAAATCATTATAAACATATTAGAATCTAATAAGCAGTTGCCAAATACGGCCGCATTTGCTAACTACTTATCCTTACACTATATTTATCGACAGATATAAAAATTGTTTAATAGTTTTTAAAAAAATACTATAAATAAACCAAAAGTTTTGTGTAAAGAATACAAAAAAAAACAGCCTACATAGTAGCCTGTTATATTTAACATTACTCCTTTTTCTTAAATTGTTCACTTAACCCTCTTATTAAATCAATCGGTGAAGTGGCAGCTTGACTATTCTCCACCTGAATAGATAGATATACTTCTTTCCGATGAATCTCAACACGCTTAGGTGCGTTAATTCCCAATTTCACTTGATCTCCGCTTACACTTAATATTGTTATTTCAATATCGTTACCAATTTGTATAGCTTCGTCTGTTTTTCTTGTTAAGACTAGCAACTCTCCACCCCCTATTCAACCACTTCTTGAAAAATCGAGTGCCGTGTTCCGTATGTTGTATTTGTTAAAATTACTTGTTTACCTAATTTCTTTTCTACATTTATCACAACAGGAGCCTGTAAATTAGCAGTTGATTTTTCAAATGGGTCTTGAACTGTTAAGATGACAGATACTAGTACATCTTTTTCCGATGAAAGTTCCAGAGCATCAACGGTTTGGTCATCTAGTATGAAGTCATAATCCTTGTAAAACTCAAATGGATTTGAGATGACAAATGCTAATGCAGATGTTGTTACAGATTGCAGGATCATAAATACTGAGTCATCTAAAAAAGGTAAAATAACAAATTCATGTTCATTATCAAAACCTGGAATTCCATTTTCAAAACGAATGATTTCCTTTTCCTCAATTTCGATTTCACCATGGTATTTTGTTGCTAGCTTCAGTTTCATCACAACCTTACGTTCATGTTATTTTTTTAGTCTACCCAACTCATGGGAGATTAACAAAATCAATCGTCAAATCATTTCGACGCTCTAATGTAATATCAACATTTCCAGGAGAGTACTGGGTTATCGGTTTGTTAACATTTACATTTATAATAGCTTTTTGTGGTTCTATATCAACAGTAACTTTTGCAGGTTCATATTGAATATTTACATGATTATTCGTCGGAGACCAATTCTTTCCTATTTCTTTTGATTGCTTATTACTTCTTTGCTTTGCAATAGTGGCGATGGCATTTCCGCCATTTTCGATCTTCATGAGCTGTTCACCTTCAGAAACTCTTCTTGCAATTCCTTCTTGAACTGCATTCACTCCTAATTGAAATGCCTCTTCCTGTCTTTTGAAAATGCTTTTTAAATCCATCGCTTCTCTTGCACGCACTTGATCAATTGTCAGCTTAGATTCCTGTTTGTTAATGTTCAAAGTAGCTTTTGGCTGTTCAATTGATACATCCGCCTTTGGCTGCTCAATTGTCAGCTTGGCATGGTTGGTTTTCAATCCTATTTGTGCATATGTAGAATGCATTTGAATTTGAGGAATTTGCATGGCTGATTACCCCTTTTTTTGAAAAAAGCTATCTTTCCATCGAAAGATAGCTTTACTTATTATCGTAGAAAGTCCAATAAAGAAGGTTGAACAATTTTTGCACCTACACCTAATGCTGCACGATGAACACTCTCTTGAATGGTCAGTTGTGTGATGACTTGTTCAATTTCCGCATCTTCATTGTCAGACATCATTCTGCTTGTGACAATTTGCTGTGAACTTAGTCGATCCTCAATCAACTCAATACGATTATACCGTGCACCCATTTCGGCACGCTCTGATGTCAAACTTGTTATATGATTATCTAGTTTCCCTAATGAGTTTCCTATGTCACTGCCTGATGAACCATTTTCAAGATTCGCTATTATTTTCTTTAGGTCACCGAATAAACTAGCATTAAACGTATTTTCTGTATTACTGCTAACTGTTATATTTACACCTTTCGATAACTCAATTTTTACATCTTTAACCTCAGATGGGCTTGCTCCTACCCTTGATATTACTACATCATCAAGATTTATAGTCGTACCGTTCATCGTTGCAGAAGCAGCACCTGTAGGATCCATAATTTCAATTGTATCCGTGCCATTTACAAACGTAGTTCCGCCTGTATGTGTAAAGTTTTTACCTTGGAAGTTCAATATATATCCTGTTCCATCGGGATTCAACCTTGAAACAGGCAAATTAATATTCTCTAGGTTAATAGGTGCACTTGTTGTATTAGAGCCGTTAAATATATATTTGTTACCCATTTTAGTATTGGCTATTGTTTCTAAATGTTGTGTCATTTCTTTAATCTCAACTGCAATTGAATTACGTTGATTACCCTCATAAGTATCGTTACTAGCCTGTACAACAAGTTCTCTAATACGTTGAAGAGCAGCAGTTGCTTTATCGTATGCAGAATCCGTATTTTCCATCCAGCTATACGCTTCTGAAACATTACGTTGAAATTGCTCAACTTCCGTCAAATCCGTACGATAATTCATACCCTTCATCGCAACTACTGGATCATCGGAAGGACGAGTAATCTTCTTACCTGTAGCTAATTGGTCCTGATATTTACCCAGGCGCTCATAGCTTGTTGATAAGTTTCTTAGCATATTGTTTGATAACATTGATTGTGTTACGCGCATTATTTATCCACCTACCTTCCGACTGTTCCCATGCCATTTATGATTTTGTCTAGCATTTCGTCCACTAACGTAATATTTCTAGCAGCAGCATTGTATGCATGCTGGAATTTGATCATGTTTGTCATTTCTTCATCAATTGATACTGCACTTTCTGACTGTCTTCTTTGATCCACAGCGCTACGCAGGATATCACTGTTTCCAGATAATCTTACTGCTTCCTGGCTATTAACGGCCATTTGCCCAATAATACCTTCGTAATACGAATTCACACTCGTGTTAATTCCGTTCATTGTAACGTTATCACGAACGTTAGCCAGGGCTTGTGCATTTGCACCGTTACCTGTTGTTCCATCGCTAGATGCTGCAATGCGCTCTTTTGTCATTAATGGATTCAACTTCATGTTCGCCGCTGTAACCGGCGGAGTAGATGTATCAAAAAAGTCAATTCCGTCGTTTCCGTATAAATCTTTTCCTTTTTTGTGAGCCGTGTTAAATGCTTCAACGTAGCTAGAAGCCAGTGCATCTAATTCTTGAATCATTTCTGGATATAGACCTGCTTTATTACCCGCTTCATCAAGATATCCTGCACTTTCTATTAAACTACGAAACTTACCGTGCACAGTGAAATCATTTACATCAATTTGTTTAGAGCCGACTGTTAGTGATTGAACTACGTCTTTATTTTCGTTTTCTCCGTATTTCACACCAATTTCATTGACTGAATCATTTCTTGCATC
Proteins encoded in this region:
- the csrA gene encoding carbon storage regulator CsrA gives rise to the protein MLVLTRKTDEAIQIGNDIEITILSVSGDQVKLGINAPKRVEIHRKEVYLSIQVENSQAATSPIDLIRGLSEQFKKKE
- a CDS encoding flagellin is translated as MRINHNIAALNTHRQLSNASGAQAKSMEKLSSGLRINRAGDDAAGLAISEKMRSQIKGLEMASKNSQDGISLIQTAEGALNETHSILQRQRELAVQSANDTNTDADRAQLDKEFQQLTAEVERIGQNTEFNTKKILSADQTLDIQVGANTTQTMQITWKAQLSTSLGEDATDISGQKVLTKGDATAAIAQLDLAIESVSKSRSQMGAFQNRLEHTINNLGTSAENLTAAESRIRDVDMAKEMMDQTKNSILAQASQAMLAQANQQPQGVLQLLR
- the flgL gene encoding flagellar hook-associated protein 3, producing the protein MRVTQSMLSNNMLRNLSTSYERLGKYQDQLATGKKITRPSDDPVVAMKGMNYRTDLTEVEQFQRNVSEAYSWMENTDSAYDKATAALQRIRELVVQASNDTYEGNQRNSIAVEIKEMTQHLETIANTKMGNKYIFNGSNTTSAPINLENINLPVSRLNPDGTGYILNFQGKNFTHTGGTTFVNGTDTIEIMDPTGAASATMNGTTINLDDVVISRVGASPSEVKDVKIELSKGVNITVSSNTENTFNASLFGDLKKIIANLENGSSGSDIGNSLGKLDNHITSLTSERAEMGARYNRIELIEDRLSSQQIVTSRMMSDNEDAEIEQVITQLTIQESVHRAALGVGAKIVQPSLLDFLR
- the fliW gene encoding flagellar assembly protein FliW is translated as MKLATKYHGEIEIEEKEIIRFENGIPGFDNEHEFVILPFLDDSVFMILQSVTTSALAFVISNPFEFYKDYDFILDDQTVDALELSSEKDVLVSVILTVQDPFEKSTANLQAPVVINVEKKLGKQVILTNTTYGTRHSIFQEVVE
- a CDS encoding flagellin, producing the protein MRINHNIAALNTHRQLSNASGAQAKSMEKLSSGLRINRAGDDAAGLAISEKMRSQIKGLEMASKNSQDGISLIQTAEGALNETHSILQRQRELAVQSANDTNTDADRAQLDKEFQQLTAEVERIGQNTEFNTKKILSADQTLDIQVGANTTQTMQITWKAQLSTSLGEDATDISGQKVLTKGDATAAIAQLDLAIESVSKSRSQMGAFQNRLEHTINNLGTSAENLTAAESRIRDVDMAKEMMEQTKNSILSQASQAMLAQANQQPQGVLQLLR